One Octopus sinensis linkage group LG11, ASM634580v1, whole genome shotgun sequence genomic window carries:
- the LOC115217119 gene encoding serine/threonine/tyrosine-interacting protein isoform X2 has product MNYEDDYFEDWSYSMRREMQEIVPGLFLGPYAAAMKNKYETLKKHGITHIVCIRQDVEARFIRPNFLQHFVYLLLNIADKPTENIIQHFKKVKDFLDDCFRQGGRALVHGNAGISRSAAMVIAFIMERYSLSYRQASSHVQLRRFCINPNEGFVRQLMEFEPIYRARMSQMNGQRSAEIGPLKRKYED; this is encoded by the exons ATGAACTATGAAGATGACTATTTCGAG gACTGGTCTTACTCGATGAGGAGAGAAATGCAG GAAATTGTCCCTGGACTGTTTCTTGGACCGTATGCTGCTGCCATGAAGAACAAA TATGAGACTCTAAAGAAACATGGAATCACACACATTGTCTGTATTCGGCAAGATGTGGAAGCTCGATTTATCCGTCCAAATTTCCTGCAGCATTTTGT atATTTACTGCTCAATATTGCTGATAAACCCACAGAAAATATTATTCAACATTTCAAAAAG GTGAAGGACTTTCTAGATGACTGCTTTCGACAAGGTGGCCGAGCTCTTGTGCATGGAAATGCTGGCATAtcaagaag TGCTGCCATGGTAATAGCTTTCATAATGGAAAGATATAGTCTGTCGTATCG CCAAGCCTCCTCTCATGTACAGCTAAGACGGTTCTGTATAAATCCAAATGAAGGCTTTGTACGACAGCTCATG GAATTTGAACCCATATACAGAGCCCGTATGTCTCAGATGAATGGACAAAGGTCAGCAGAAATAG
- the LOC115217119 gene encoding serine/threonine/tyrosine-interacting protein isoform X1, translated as MTDTACPLLTILDENDRDVDWSYSMRREMQEIVPGLFLGPYAAAMKNKYETLKKHGITHIVCIRQDVEARFIRPNFLQHFVYLLLNIADKPTENIIQHFKKVKDFLDDCFRQGGRALVHGNAGISRSAAMVIAFIMERYSLSYRQASSHVQLRRFCINPNEGFVRQLMEFEPIYRARMSQMNGQRSAEIGPLKRKYED; from the exons ATGACGGATACTGCCTGTCCATTGCTGACTATTCTAGATGAGAATGATCGAGATGTT gACTGGTCTTACTCGATGAGGAGAGAAATGCAG GAAATTGTCCCTGGACTGTTTCTTGGACCGTATGCTGCTGCCATGAAGAACAAA TATGAGACTCTAAAGAAACATGGAATCACACACATTGTCTGTATTCGGCAAGATGTGGAAGCTCGATTTATCCGTCCAAATTTCCTGCAGCATTTTGT atATTTACTGCTCAATATTGCTGATAAACCCACAGAAAATATTATTCAACATTTCAAAAAG GTGAAGGACTTTCTAGATGACTGCTTTCGACAAGGTGGCCGAGCTCTTGTGCATGGAAATGCTGGCATAtcaagaag TGCTGCCATGGTAATAGCTTTCATAATGGAAAGATATAGTCTGTCGTATCG CCAAGCCTCCTCTCATGTACAGCTAAGACGGTTCTGTATAAATCCAAATGAAGGCTTTGTACGACAGCTCATG GAATTTGAACCCATATACAGAGCCCGTATGTCTCAGATGAATGGACAAAGGTCAGCAGAAATAG